Part of the Xanthomonas sp. SI genome is shown below.
ACGATGACGCCAAGCCGATCAGGATCGCCCGTGCCGGCAGCACCGCGTCGGCGGTCGGTCCGGCGGCGTATTTCACCGGCACGGTGCGCATCGATGCGCCGTTCCAGGGCGAGGCGCCGGCGCGCGTCGGCGGCGCCACGGTCAGTTTCGAACCGGGCGCGCGCACGGCCTGGCACACCCATCCCTTGGGGCAGACCCTGATCGTCACCGCCGGCGTCGGCCATGTGCAGGAATGGGGCAAGCCGGCGCAGGAGATCCGCCCCGGCGACATCGTGTGGATTCCGCCGGGGGTCAAGCATTGGCACGGCGCCAGCGCGCAGGTGGCGATGACCCACATCGCCATCGCCGAAGCGGTGGACGGCTCGCCGGTGACCTGGCTGGAGCCGGTGTCGGACAGTCAGTACCGCGGGGAGTGAGCGATGCACATTGCGCGGGCGTGTGTGCGATTGCGATTGACCTGTAGGAGCGGCTTCAGCCGCGACAGGCTCTATCGGTAATGCCTGTCGCGGCTGAAGCCGCTCCTACAGAGGCGCCTGTTGGCGCTCTCGCTATGCCCCATAACCGCCGAAGAACACCTGCAGCGCGCGCCGCGTCGCGTCGCGCAGGTATTCCGGCGACGGGTTCTTCAGTGCGCCGAACAGGCACGGCATCAGCGTTTCCGCTTCCAGCAGCCCGGCCAGGTGGCGGGCGGCGGTGGTCGGGTCGGCGCGGCGCAAGCGGCCCTGGTCCATCTGTGCCTGCAGGAACGTGCCGAGGCGGTGCATGCCCTGGTCGGGCCCGCTCTGGAAGAACAGCAGGCCGATGTCCGAGCGGCCGGAGACGCCGATGATGGTCTGCCACACCTGCAACGACTGCGCCGAGCACAGGAACGCCAGGGCGTCTTCGCCCAGGCGCTGCAACGCGGTCGGCAGATCGTCCTTGGACTGTTCCAGCGTGGCCAGGATCGGATCCATGAACTGTTCCGCGACGCTGTGCGCCACCGCCACGAACAATTCCTCCTTGGACGGGAAATAGCCGTACAGGGTGCGTTTGGAGCTTCCGGCGCGGGTGGCGATCTGGGTCATCGAGGCGCCCTCGAAACCGGCCTCCAGGAACACCGCGGCCGCCGCTTCGACGATCGCCTCGCGTTTGGCTTCGGTCCTGACGCGCATCGCTGTGCCATGGGGAAGGGCGCTTAAGTATACCGAGAGGGCAGAAATGATTGACGGCGCCGAATTGCACGAATAGTATACCGAACCGTACCGTTTAGATTCTTTCAGCCTCCCTGCGTTCCCACCCGGAGATTCCCCGTGCGTCCTGTCCTTTCCTCTCGTCTATCGCTGGCCCTGGCCGTGGCGGCCACCTCGCTGCTGAGCGCGTGCGGTTCGCCCCCGGGCGGTCCGCCGCCGCAGGAGGGCACGCCGGAGATGGGCGTGGTCACCGTCGCCACGCGGCCGGTCACCCTGACCACCGAGTTGCCGGGGCGCACGCTGCCGTACCTGATCGCCGACGTGCGGCCGCAGGTGAACGGCATCATCCAGGTGCGCAAGTTCCGCGAAGGCGGCGAGGTCAAGGCCGGCGAGACGCTGTACCAGATCGATCCGTCCAGCTACCGCGCCACCTACGACAGCTACGTGGCGGCGCTGGGCAAGGCCCAGGCCACGCTGCGCACTGCGCGGCTGAAGGCCGAGCGCTACCGCGAACTGGTCAAGGTGTCGGCGATCAGCAAGCAGGACAACGACGATGCCGACGCCGCGTTGGGCCAGGCCGAGGCGGATGTCGCCGCGGCCAAGGCCAACGTGGAGAGCGCGCGCATCAACCTGGCCTATGCGCGGGTGGATGCGCCGATTTCCGGGCGCATCGGCAAGTCCAGCGTGACCGCCGGCGCGCTGGTCACCGCCAGCCAGTCGACCGCGCTGGCCACGATCCAGCAGTTGGACCCGATCTACGTCGATGTCACCCAGCCCAGCGCTTCGCTGCTGCGGCTCAGGCAGGCGCTGGCCAGCGGCGAGCTGGAAAAGGCCGACGCCACCGCGGCCAAGGTGAATCTGCTGCTGGAAGACGGCAGCGCGTATCCGCTGCAGGGACGGCTGGAATTC
Proteins encoded:
- a CDS encoding cupin domain-containing protein → MSLFATAMSLSMMAAAVPDDDAKPIRIARAGSTASAVGPAAYFTGTVRIDAPFQGEAPARVGGATVSFEPGARTAWHTHPLGQTLIVTAGVGHVQEWGKPAQEIRPGDIVWIPPGVKHWHGASAQVAMTHIAIAEAVDGSPVTWLEPVSDSQYRGE
- a CDS encoding TetR/AcrR family transcriptional regulator, which translates into the protein MRVRTEAKREAIVEAAAAVFLEAGFEGASMTQIATRAGSSKRTLYGYFPSKEELFVAVAHSVAEQFMDPILATLEQSKDDLPTALQRLGEDALAFLCSAQSLQVWQTIIGVSGRSDIGLLFFQSGPDQGMHRLGTFLQAQMDQGRLRRADPTTAARHLAGLLEAETLMPCLFGALKNPSPEYLRDATRRALQVFFGGYGA
- a CDS encoding efflux RND transporter periplasmic adaptor subunit encodes the protein MRPVLSSRLSLALAVAATSLLSACGSPPGGPPPQEGTPEMGVVTVATRPVTLTTELPGRTLPYLIADVRPQVNGIIQVRKFREGGEVKAGETLYQIDPSSYRATYDSYVAALGKAQATLRTARLKAERYRELVKVSAISKQDNDDADAALGQAEADVAAAKANVESARINLAYARVDAPISGRIGKSSVTAGALVTASQSTALATIQQLDPIYVDVTQPSASLLRLRQALASGELEKADATAAKVNLLLEDGSAYPLQGRLEFSDVTVDQNTGSITLRAVFPNPNADLLPGMYVRAVLQEGVKDDGLLVPQRAVSRNGAGKPTAYVVGSDHKLQLRVLETDRAVGDQWLVRSGLKPGEQLVVEGQSRAQPGTTVKTVPWQPKPAATGAPAAAAPAAATPRAAN